One Aquisediminimonas profunda genomic region harbors:
- a CDS encoding glutamine synthetase family protein, whose protein sequence is MTTSLAKWISERGITEVECIIPDINGIQRGKVLPANKFLKSVEERTLRIPASVFSVTVTGEYPENIDSIIPDVDPDLVLVPDPSTIRVAPGFASPTAYVIADAYSRDGKALSVAPRMILKKVLALYAKRGWQPVVAPEVEFYLVSKNTDADFPLVPPTGRSGRAETASQPFGLEALGEFEDIIEHIYDFCEKAELNIDTMIHESGAAQLEVNFVHGDALALADQVLLFKRIVRQVALEHGVYATFLAKPMSDQPGSAMHIHQSILEESSGRNIFSTPNGRDSSLFRSYIAGLARLLPQVTPLFAPNVNSFRRMRPDTSAPINVQWGADNRSCGLRIPVSESKDRRIENRLPGADANPYLAIASSLVCGYIGMVERMQPPKSITGNAYNRARTLPRTLEAALDRFSHAKQVRAHLGEDFFDLFYAIKEAELFAYQSVISSWEREHLLLRV, encoded by the coding sequence GTGACCACCAGTCTTGCGAAGTGGATCAGCGAGCGCGGCATAACCGAAGTCGAGTGCATTATTCCGGACATCAACGGAATCCAGAGGGGCAAGGTCCTTCCGGCAAACAAGTTTCTGAAATCCGTCGAGGAACGCACGCTGCGCATCCCGGCGAGCGTTTTCAGCGTGACAGTCACCGGTGAATATCCGGAAAATATCGACAGCATCATTCCCGATGTCGATCCGGATCTGGTGCTCGTCCCGGATCCTTCGACTATTCGGGTAGCCCCCGGCTTTGCTTCACCCACCGCCTATGTCATTGCAGATGCCTATAGCCGGGATGGAAAGGCGCTCTCGGTTGCGCCGCGCATGATCCTGAAGAAGGTTCTCGCGCTCTATGCCAAGCGTGGATGGCAGCCGGTCGTGGCGCCGGAGGTCGAGTTTTATCTTGTTTCCAAGAACACAGATGCAGATTTCCCGCTCGTCCCGCCCACCGGGCGCTCAGGCCGTGCCGAAACGGCCAGCCAACCATTCGGGCTTGAGGCACTGGGCGAATTTGAAGACATCATCGAGCATATCTATGACTTCTGCGAGAAAGCGGAACTCAACATCGATACGATGATCCACGAGTCCGGCGCGGCCCAGCTTGAAGTCAATTTCGTGCATGGCGATGCGCTTGCGCTGGCTGACCAGGTGCTGCTCTTCAAGCGCATTGTCAGGCAGGTGGCGCTGGAGCATGGAGTCTATGCGACATTCCTCGCCAAGCCCATGTCCGACCAACCGGGCAGTGCCATGCACATTCACCAATCGATCCTGGAAGAGTCCAGCGGGCGCAATATCTTCTCGACGCCCAACGGCCGGGATTCATCCTTGTTCCGAAGCTATATCGCGGGGCTCGCCCGATTGCTGCCGCAAGTGACGCCCTTGTTTGCGCCCAACGTGAACAGCTTCCGTCGGATGAGACCCGACACGTCTGCCCCGATCAACGTGCAATGGGGGGCAGACAACCGTTCATGCGGATTGCGCATCCCCGTGTCGGAATCGAAGGATCGGCGCATCGAGAACCGACTGCCCGGCGCCGACGCAAACCCCTATCTTGCCATCGCATCGTCGCTGGTCTGCGGCTATATCGGCATGGTCGAACGGATGCAGCCACCAAAGAGCATCACCGGCAATGCCTATAATCGCGCCCGAACTCTTCCGCGCACTCTGGAAGCAGCGCTCGACCGTTTCAGCCACGCCAAACAGGTTCGCGCGCATTTGGGAGAGGATTTCTTTGATCTGTTTTACGCTATCAAGGAAGCGGAGCTGTTCGCCTATCAGTCGGTGATCAGTTCCTGGGAACGCGAACACCTGCTGCTGAGGGTCTGA
- a CDS encoding glutamine synthetase family protein, translating to MTNIPASSSAIADLAEAQAFFKAHPEIDAIDLIFTNMCGVPRGKRLRAHEVLAVYENGRFLPGSVLVVDITGRDTEETGLVWEDGDADRIVRPAAGTLVPAPWLGSNAAQFLTSFYELDGTPNDLDPRHILANVIDRLGADGLTPVAAVELEFYLLDTSGPRPDAARGPVTGHRSRDIQVYGLREMEDFKPFFDDLYAACDTQGLPLESGISEYAAGQFEFTLRHMADALRAADDAVMYKRLVKGIAVKHGMEATFMAKPFADRAGSGMHLHVSMADENGANAFASASPEGTPLLRHAIGGMKAALADSMAIFAPNANSYRRFRANSYAPVASTWGVNNRTVSLRVPAGAPATRHVEHRVAGADANPYLALAAVLGAMHHGMSNQIDPGPPVVGNGYEAADADTRLPNHWATAIDVLQNSTLMREILGDRFVTHYCTVKGVEMANFMGEVTALDYDWYLRNA from the coding sequence ATGACCAACATACCCGCCAGTTCTTCGGCGATTGCCGACCTTGCCGAGGCTCAGGCCTTTTTCAAGGCGCATCCCGAGATCGATGCCATCGACCTTATCTTCACGAACATGTGTGGAGTGCCCCGCGGAAAGCGGCTGCGCGCGCATGAAGTCCTGGCGGTCTATGAGAATGGTCGCTTCCTGCCGGGGTCCGTGCTTGTCGTCGACATTACCGGTCGAGACACCGAAGAAACGGGCCTTGTCTGGGAGGATGGCGATGCCGACCGGATCGTGCGCCCCGCGGCCGGAACCCTGGTGCCGGCACCCTGGCTGGGAAGCAACGCGGCGCAATTTCTGACAAGCTTTTATGAGCTTGATGGCACACCGAACGATCTCGATCCGCGGCATATCCTTGCGAATGTTATTGATCGTCTTGGCGCTGACGGATTGACGCCCGTTGCGGCTGTGGAGCTTGAATTCTATTTGCTCGATACCTCAGGACCACGGCCAGATGCTGCGCGCGGACCGGTGACGGGCCATCGCAGTCGCGACATACAAGTTTATGGTTTGCGTGAGATGGAGGATTTCAAGCCGTTCTTCGACGATCTCTATGCTGCGTGCGATACGCAAGGGCTTCCTCTGGAATCCGGCATTTCGGAATATGCGGCAGGTCAGTTCGAATTCACTCTGCGTCACATGGCGGATGCTTTGCGCGCTGCTGATGACGCTGTGATGTACAAAAGACTGGTCAAGGGCATTGCCGTAAAACACGGAATGGAAGCGACATTCATGGCCAAGCCGTTCGCCGACAGGGCCGGCTCGGGCATGCATCTTCATGTCTCGATGGCTGACGAAAACGGCGCAAATGCCTTCGCCAGTGCGTCGCCTGAAGGCACGCCGCTTTTGCGTCATGCGATTGGCGGCATGAAAGCGGCCCTGGCGGATTCGATGGCTATCTTCGCACCGAATGCAAATTCCTATCGGCGTTTCCGGGCGAACAGCTATGCACCGGTTGCGTCAACCTGGGGCGTCAACAACCGGACCGTCAGCCTGCGCGTCCCGGCTGGTGCGCCGGCCACGCGACATGTCGAGCACCGGGTAGCTGGCGCGGATGCAAATCCTTACCTTGCGCTCGCTGCCGTGCTTGGTGCGATGCATCACGGCATGTCCAACCAGATTGATCCCGGCCCGCCGGTTGTCGGGAACGGCTATGAGGCTGCCGATGCGGACACGCGTCTGCCCAATCACTGGGCGACGGCAATCGACGTCTTGCAGAACTCCACCTTGATGCGTGAGATTTTGGGAGACCGGTTCGTGACGCATTATTGCACAGTGAAGGGTGTCGAAATGGCCAATTTCATGGGTGAAGTCACGGCGCTCGATTATGATTGGTATTTGCGAAACGCCTGA
- a CDS encoding NAD(P)/FAD-dependent oxidoreductase has protein sequence MSAGHAPSYYAATANAWESSPAVTEATHVDVAVIGGGFTGLSAALTCAEKGFKVALCEADKVGSGASGRNGGQLIPGLRWSMREIETEFGHDRAKAIFDLAYGAVGRVHDRIQKHRIACDLKSGHLEAAYKAAHFENMKRDAEFLAREYGWAADIVQPQDMGRHINGGGYHGGIYDARGGHFHPLNYALGLAQAAREAGVVIHENSRAGLASVKAQTIILATDTWMGELAPELGRYTVPIMNYNIATAPLPQADALLPSDAAVADSRFVLNYFRLSADKRLLFGGGEKYVQRPPADIGTFVRKHIVKVFPSLADTAIDYAWGGAVGVTMNRLPHLGRRQAGNGQTIFFAHGFSGHGALVTTLAGELLAEAVAGTMERFDVFASLPQRPFPGGKWLARPLATLGLLWYALRDRL, from the coding sequence ATGTCGGCGGGTCATGCGCCGTCCTACTATGCCGCGACGGCCAATGCGTGGGAATCGAGCCCTGCAGTGACTGAGGCCACTCATGTTGACGTTGCCGTGATTGGCGGGGGTTTTACCGGCTTGTCCGCGGCCCTGACCTGCGCGGAAAAGGGCTTCAAGGTGGCCCTGTGCGAGGCCGATAAGGTTGGTTCCGGAGCGTCAGGCCGCAATGGCGGACAGTTGATCCCCGGGCTGCGTTGGTCGATGCGCGAGATCGAAACGGAATTCGGGCACGATCGGGCCAAGGCGATCTTCGACCTTGCTTATGGCGCAGTCGGCAGAGTTCATGACCGCATCCAGAAGCACCGCATCGCATGCGATTTGAAGTCCGGCCATCTCGAAGCCGCATACAAAGCTGCCCATTTTGAGAACATGAAGCGCGATGCGGAGTTTCTTGCTCGCGAGTACGGCTGGGCAGCGGATATTGTGCAGCCGCAGGACATGGGCCGACACATCAATGGCGGTGGCTACCACGGTGGGATTTACGACGCGCGCGGCGGACATTTTCACCCGCTCAACTATGCATTGGGATTGGCTCAGGCCGCGCGCGAAGCCGGCGTTGTCATCCATGAAAATAGCCGGGCGGGGCTCGCGAGTGTAAAGGCACAAACCATAATCCTGGCCACGGATACATGGATGGGCGAATTGGCGCCCGAGCTCGGGCGCTACACTGTGCCGATCATGAACTACAACATTGCCACTGCGCCCTTGCCCCAGGCCGACGCATTGCTGCCGAGCGATGCGGCTGTCGCCGACAGTCGCTTCGTTCTAAACTATTTCCGGCTTTCGGCCGACAAGCGCCTGCTTTTTGGCGGGGGCGAAAAATATGTGCAGCGCCCGCCTGCAGACATTGGAACCTTTGTGCGCAAGCACATTGTGAAGGTCTTCCCCTCGCTCGCCGACACGGCCATCGACTATGCCTGGGGCGGTGCTGTCGGCGTGACGATGAACCGCCTGCCGCATCTTGGGCGCAGGCAAGCAGGCAACGGCCAGACCATCTTCTTTGCGCATGGTTTTTCCGGTCACGGTGCGCTGGTGACGACACTGGCGGGCGAACTGCTGGCAGAAGCCGTTGCGGGAACGATGGAGCGGTTCGATGTCTTTGCATCGCTTCCGCAGCGTCCATTTCCCGGCGGTAAATGGCTGGCGCGACCGCTCGCGACTTTGGGCCTGCTTTGGTATGCTTTAAGGGACCGGCTATGA
- a CDS encoding ABC transporter permease has product MALLRTRPVAPLEYTKKTWMQLWVAATLLFLYAPLVVLMIFSFNDSKRNVVWKGFTLKYYQKALGNDSLVEALTNSLTIAFFATLFSLVLGALAAIMLWRFRFPLKGVVEGSISLPIIVPEICLGVAYLIFFARIQWPTGMAWPLNLSAITIAHITFCFPFVAMVVRSRLASFNKEEEEAAKDLGASEWQTFRDILLPHMKPGLIAGALLAFTLSLDDFVITFFTSGPETITFPVKVYSMVRFSVTPEVNAASTVLIVLTVVLTAIALKMQGVKAIAEVH; this is encoded by the coding sequence ATGGCCCTGCTCCGAACCCGACCAGTTGCCCCGCTCGAGTACACAAAAAAGACCTGGATGCAGCTTTGGGTCGCTGCCACCTTGCTGTTTCTTTATGCGCCCCTTGTCGTGCTGATGATCTTCAGCTTCAACGATTCGAAAAGAAACGTCGTCTGGAAAGGCTTCACGCTCAAATATTACCAGAAGGCTCTTGGCAATGACTCGCTGGTTGAAGCGCTCACCAATTCGTTGACCATTGCCTTTTTTGCGACGCTCTTCAGCCTCGTCCTTGGCGCGCTCGCAGCAATCATGCTCTGGCGTTTTCGCTTCCCTCTCAAAGGAGTGGTCGAAGGCAGTATCTCTCTGCCGATCATCGTTCCGGAAATCTGCCTTGGTGTTGCCTATCTGATCTTCTTTGCCCGGATCCAGTGGCCGACGGGAATGGCTTGGCCGCTCAACCTCTCTGCGATCACCATTGCTCACATTACCTTCTGCTTTCCCTTTGTGGCGATGGTCGTGAGGTCCCGACTGGCGAGTTTCAATAAGGAGGAAGAGGAAGCGGCCAAGGATCTGGGCGCTTCGGAATGGCAGACCTTCCGGGATATCCTTCTGCCCCACATGAAGCCGGGCCTCATTGCCGGGGCGTTGCTGGCATTCACCCTCAGCCTTGATGACTTCGTCATCACATTTTTCACCAGTGGCCCTGAAACGATCACCTTCCCGGTGAAGGTCTATTCGATGGTCCGCTTCTCGGTTACGCCTGAGGTCAACGCGGCATCGACTGTGCTGATTGTCCTCACCGTTGTTTTGACTGCCATCGCCCTGAAGATGCAGGGTGTGAAGGCCATTGCGGAAGTCCATTGA
- a CDS encoding aspartate aminotransferase family protein: MTEPNDLSAFWMPFTNNRGFKASPRMFASASDMHYVSTAGHRVLDATGGLWCVNAGHGRAKIVEAIQHAAAKLDFAPTFQLAHPIAFEAASRLSLIMPEGMDRIFFTNSGSESVDTALKIALAYQKARGQAGRTRLIGRERGYHGVGFGGISVGGIVGNRRQFGTLLTGVDHMRHTHDLARNAFSKGQPLHGAELAEDLERIVALHGAETIAAVIVEPVAGSTGVLVPPVGYLERLRAICDQHGILLIFDEVITAFGRVGAATGAERFGVTPDIITMAKGLTNAAVPMGAVAVKRDVHDMIVNNAPEGIELFHGYTYSGHPLACAAAIATLDLYQDEGLFDRARSLEEAWANGVHSMRGTRHVIDCRNFGLIGGIELEPRPGAPTKRAMEIFHRAFDEGLLIRVTGDIIALSPPLIISPQQIDEIFEKLTRIIATVD, encoded by the coding sequence ATGACCGAACCCAATGATCTGTCTGCCTTCTGGATGCCCTTCACAAACAACCGCGGCTTCAAGGCATCGCCGCGCATGTTCGCATCCGCCAGTGACATGCATTATGTGTCGACGGCCGGACACAGGGTTCTCGATGCGACTGGTGGATTGTGGTGTGTCAACGCAGGCCATGGGCGCGCCAAGATTGTCGAGGCTATCCAACATGCGGCGGCAAAGCTCGATTTTGCCCCCACGTTCCAGTTGGCTCACCCGATCGCGTTCGAAGCCGCATCCCGATTGTCGCTGATCATGCCAGAGGGGATGGACCGGATATTCTTCACAAACTCCGGATCAGAGTCGGTCGACACGGCGCTGAAGATTGCGCTTGCCTACCAGAAGGCTCGGGGCCAGGCCGGTCGCACTCGCCTGATCGGGCGGGAGAGAGGCTATCACGGTGTCGGCTTTGGCGGGATTTCTGTCGGCGGGATTGTCGGCAACCGGCGCCAGTTCGGCACGCTGCTGACCGGCGTCGATCACATGCGCCATACCCATGATCTTGCCCGCAATGCCTTCAGCAAAGGGCAGCCCTTGCACGGAGCCGAACTCGCCGAAGACCTCGAACGGATCGTCGCCCTGCACGGCGCCGAGACGATCGCTGCTGTCATTGTCGAGCCTGTGGCCGGCTCGACAGGGGTTCTCGTGCCTCCGGTCGGCTATCTCGAGCGCTTGCGTGCAATTTGCGATCAACACGGGATACTTCTGATTTTCGACGAGGTCATTACCGCCTTTGGACGGGTTGGCGCAGCGACGGGAGCAGAACGGTTCGGTGTAACGCCTGACATCATCACGATGGCAAAGGGACTGACAAATGCCGCGGTCCCGATGGGCGCTGTTGCCGTAAAGCGCGACGTTCATGACATGATCGTGAATAACGCTCCGGAGGGCATCGAGCTTTTCCATGGCTACACATATTCCGGCCACCCCCTCGCCTGTGCTGCAGCCATCGCAACACTGGATCTCTATCAGGACGAGGGACTGTTTGATCGTGCCCGTTCACTCGAAGAGGCATGGGCCAATGGCGTTCACTCGATGAGAGGAACGCGCCATGTCATCGATTGCCGCAATTTCGGCCTGATCGGCGGAATCGAGTTGGAGCCGCGCCCCGGTGCGCCGACCAAACGCGCCATGGAAATCTTTCATCGAGCGTTTGACGAGGGCCTTTTGATCCGGGTAACCGGAGACATCATCGCGCTGTCGCCGCCTCTCATTATCTCGCCACAGCAAATTGACGAGATCTTCGAAAAGCTCACCCGGATCATTGCAACAGTCGATTGA
- a CDS encoding ABC transporter substrate-binding protein, which yields MVEIKTVLTRGMGRRSLLQGLGVSAIGISITGLVGCSKESNEAKIASTGEDPTLNFYNWDTYIGETTLNDFKSASGIAVNMSLFASNDELFAKLRGGNQGYDVIVPSNDFVERMVSADMLLPLDHAQIPNFKNVAPEFQDVPFDPKRAHSMPYTWLLLGIGYRKSKVNPVPDSWKVLFDSDQYKGRIAVLSEAGDMFRLYGKYLGKSVNSLTPEDIKTIEAMMIKQKPNIKAFHEDNGQDLLAKGEVDLVLEYNGDIAQVMAEDDDLDFFFPKEGSQLNADNLCIPKGAPHPKNAHAFINYLLDAEAGKKITETILYPTPNAAAKALMPDTYKNNPVIFPTSEFLAKCEYAKFNPELQPLYEEAFTRVRAA from the coding sequence ATGGTCGAAATCAAGACGGTCCTGACGCGCGGTATGGGGCGCCGTTCGCTTTTGCAGGGACTTGGGGTCTCGGCCATCGGGATCAGCATCACTGGCCTTGTTGGGTGCAGCAAGGAAAGTAACGAGGCCAAGATCGCGTCTACAGGAGAGGATCCGACTCTCAATTTTTACAATTGGGACACCTATATCGGCGAAACCACGCTCAATGATTTCAAGAGCGCAAGCGGCATTGCCGTCAACATGTCCCTGTTTGCCAGCAATGATGAACTGTTTGCCAAGCTGCGCGGTGGCAACCAGGGATATGACGTGATCGTGCCGTCAAATGACTTCGTTGAACGCATGGTTTCTGCTGACATGCTGCTGCCGCTCGATCATGCGCAGATTCCCAATTTCAAGAATGTTGCGCCGGAATTTCAGGATGTGCCGTTTGACCCGAAGCGTGCTCATTCCATGCCGTATACATGGCTCCTGCTCGGGATCGGTTATCGCAAATCGAAGGTCAATCCGGTGCCTGACAGCTGGAAGGTTTTGTTCGATTCAGATCAATATAAGGGTCGTATTGCCGTCCTGTCCGAGGCGGGGGACATGTTCCGGCTTTATGGAAAATACCTCGGCAAGTCGGTCAATTCACTGACACCAGAGGATATCAAGACCATTGAAGCCATGATGATCAAGCAAAAACCGAACATCAAGGCGTTCCACGAAGACAATGGCCAGGATTTGCTCGCCAAGGGTGAGGTGGATCTGGTTCTCGAATATAATGGAGACATTGCTCAGGTCATGGCCGAAGATGATGATCTGGACTTCTTCTTCCCGAAAGAGGGCAGCCAGCTCAATGCAGACAATCTCTGCATTCCAAAGGGTGCGCCGCATCCCAAGAATGCCCATGCCTTCATCAACTATCTGCTCGACGCCGAAGCTGGCAAGAAGATCACGGAGACGATCCTATACCCCACGCCAAATGCGGCGGCGAAGGCGTTGATGCCGGATACATACAAGAACAATCCGGTTATTTTTCCGACTTCAGAGTTTCTTGCAAAGTGTGAATATGCGAAGTTCAATCCTGAGCTCCAGCCACTTTATGAGGAGGCATTTACCCGCGTGCGAGCAGCCTGA
- a CDS encoding ABC transporter permease: MAASLQDWRTQKRPFAAIASLPVFWLVVFFIVPMAVVWLYSFGQNTGPADIVISGTLENYKRATEWLYVSIFLKSLAVSALVTLICLIVGFPVAMAITFAPTKWRPWLLLGIMLPFWTNLLIRTYALMTLMGNNGYANRALGSLWGGASWLRTLVGMQPLDAWTPAQLLYNNFAVVLGLVYVHLPFMVLPLYAALDRLDKSLIEASLDLGASQFSTLNRIIMPLAGPGIAAGVMITLVPALGAYLTPDLMGGTDSQMIANVIERQFKRANDWPFGAALSFLLIYAMFIIVAIQSLRRSEAKRG; encoded by the coding sequence ATGGCGGCATCTCTGCAAGATTGGCGAACGCAGAAGCGGCCGTTTGCCGCAATCGCGAGCCTGCCCGTTTTCTGGCTTGTCGTTTTCTTCATCGTGCCGATGGCTGTCGTGTGGCTCTATAGTTTCGGCCAAAATACCGGGCCGGCTGACATTGTCATTTCGGGTACTCTTGAGAACTACAAACGCGCGACTGAATGGCTCTATGTCTCGATTTTTCTCAAAAGCCTCGCCGTCTCTGCGCTGGTTACTCTTATCTGCCTGATCGTCGGATTTCCCGTCGCCATGGCAATCACATTTGCTCCGACCAAGTGGCGGCCCTGGCTGCTCTTGGGGATCATGCTGCCCTTCTGGACCAATCTGTTGATCAGGACATATGCATTGATGACGCTGATGGGCAACAATGGCTATGCCAACCGGGCTCTCGGTTCATTGTGGGGTGGCGCAAGCTGGCTGAGGACTCTGGTCGGGATGCAGCCGCTTGATGCCTGGACGCCAGCGCAGCTCCTCTACAATAATTTCGCCGTTGTTTTGGGGCTGGTCTATGTCCACCTGCCGTTCATGGTTTTGCCGCTGTATGCGGCACTCGATCGGCTGGACAAGAGTCTGATCGAAGCCAGCCTCGACCTTGGCGCAAGCCAGTTCAGCACGCTCAATCGAATCATCATGCCGCTTGCCGGACCCGGCATTGCTGCCGGGGTCATGATCACACTGGTACCGGCGCTTGGAGCCTATCTCACGCCGGACCTGATGGGTGGAACGGACAGCCAGATGATCGCCAATGTGATTGAGCGCCAGTTCAAACGCGCCAATGATTGGCCATTTGGTGCGGCGCTTTCTTTTCTGCTGATCTATGCCATGTTCATCATCGTGGCCATTCAATCGCTGCGACGCAGCGAAGCCAAGCGGGGATAG
- a CDS encoding aspartate aminotransferase family protein — MITGSAIETMIAAEAERFAKAKPVSADRAKRAAAHWYRGVPFHWMLDWGTPFPLFVKEAKGAHLWDVDGQAFDDFCLGDTGAMFGHSPPPIAEAIAHQASRGLTAMLPGEDVVAVGDALASTFGLPWWQVTSSASEANRAVIRWCRGITGRDKILVFNGCYHGAVDDVFVDLRDGVAELRRSLVGQVYDVRDHTRVIEFNDRDALEAALAPGDVAAVLTEPALTNVGMVLPEPGFLDAMRELTRRFGTLLVFDETHTISTGHGGYSRTFGPSPDMFVLGKPVAGGVPAAVYGFTNEVAERMERVRASGEGGHSGIGTTLSANPLAMAAMRAALEHVMTPKAYDHMLPLAAQLEEQIRGVIRARGLGWHVTRVGARGEFICEDSAPRNGSEARMAMHGPLERAIHLFLINRGILIAPFHNMTLVCPATSQGQVDRLANALDDCLQTLTG, encoded by the coding sequence ATGATTACCGGATCCGCTATTGAGACAATGATTGCCGCAGAAGCTGAGCGCTTCGCGAAGGCCAAGCCTGTTTCGGCAGATCGGGCCAAGCGGGCTGCGGCGCATTGGTATCGGGGTGTGCCATTTCACTGGATGCTCGACTGGGGCACGCCTTTCCCCCTGTTTGTGAAGGAGGCGAAAGGCGCACACTTGTGGGATGTGGATGGTCAGGCTTTTGATGATTTTTGCCTTGGCGATACGGGCGCAATGTTTGGCCATTCGCCGCCACCGATTGCGGAGGCGATCGCACATCAGGCATCGCGCGGGCTGACGGCAATGTTGCCGGGAGAAGATGTGGTTGCCGTCGGGGACGCTCTTGCTTCGACGTTCGGACTTCCCTGGTGGCAGGTGACATCAAGTGCAAGCGAGGCCAATCGTGCCGTTATCCGCTGGTGCCGCGGCATCACGGGGCGCGACAAGATCTTGGTTTTCAACGGCTGCTATCATGGCGCCGTCGATGACGTGTTCGTTGACCTGCGCGACGGTGTGGCAGAACTTCGGCGCAGTCTTGTGGGGCAGGTCTATGATGTGCGGGACCATACACGCGTCATCGAGTTCAACGACCGGGACGCGCTCGAGGCGGCACTGGCGCCCGGCGACGTGGCTGCCGTCCTGACCGAGCCTGCACTGACCAATGTCGGAATGGTGCTTCCGGAGCCCGGCTTTCTTGACGCGATGCGCGAATTGACCCGCCGCTTTGGAACGCTGCTCGTGTTCGACGAAACACACACGATTTCGACAGGTCATGGCGGTTACAGCAGGACTTTCGGTCCATCACCTGACATGTTTGTACTGGGTAAACCTGTCGCTGGCGGAGTCCCTGCCGCTGTCTATGGCTTCACGAATGAAGTGGCCGAACGGATGGAGCGTGTGCGCGCCAGCGGAGAGGGCGGACATTCCGGGATCGGTACGACACTCTCTGCAAATCCTCTAGCCATGGCGGCCATGCGTGCGGCGTTGGAGCATGTAATGACGCCAAAGGCCTATGACCATATGCTGCCGCTTGCGGCGCAGCTTGAGGAGCAAATACGTGGCGTCATTCGGGCGCGCGGATTGGGCTGGCACGTTACAAGGGTCGGCGCGCGCGGGGAGTTCATTTGCGAAGACTCGGCTCCTAGGAATGGCAGCGAAGCCCGTATGGCGATGCATGGTCCGCTCGAACGCGCCATTCACCTGTTTCTGATCAATCGGGGTATCCTGATTGCCCCATTTCACAATATGACGCTTGTGTGCCCGGCGACATCGCAAGGCCAGGTGGATCGCCTGGCGAATGCGCTCGATGACTGTTTGCAAACTTTGACTGGATGA
- a CDS encoding TorF family putative porin gives MKTRILIAAAALIVMPQIAFAQDAKEEPSGAFEIDAEVGAFTDYRFRGLSLSGKDPEVTAELTVTHESGLYVTAWASNVDLGSGSDDVELDLSLGFSKDVGKVSLDGGVLAYLYPGNSSFNYLELYGSIGVPVGPATVTLGAAYAPSQNNIGSTDNTYVYISGELPLKDSPISLHGTFGYEDGAFGDKKRDWLLGASYDLGKGFTATLDYVDTARAFSTAGKATAVFSITKSF, from the coding sequence ATGAAAACCCGCATCCTGATCGCGGCTGCAGCCTTGATCGTCATGCCTCAAATCGCGTTTGCTCAGGACGCCAAAGAAGAGCCTTCGGGAGCCTTTGAAATCGATGCGGAAGTTGGTGCATTTACCGATTATCGCTTCCGCGGACTTTCGCTTTCAGGCAAAGACCCTGAAGTAACGGCGGAACTGACCGTTACGCACGAATCCGGCCTTTATGTGACTGCATGGGCAAGCAATGTGGATCTGGGCAGTGGCTCGGATGATGTTGAACTCGACCTGTCGCTGGGCTTTTCGAAGGATGTTGGCAAGGTCTCGCTCGATGGCGGTGTGCTTGCCTATCTTTATCCCGGCAACAGCAGCTTCAACTACCTTGAACTCTACGGATCGATCGGCGTTCCGGTCGGACCGGCGACGGTAACACTTGGCGCCGCTTACGCGCCGAGCCAGAACAACATCGGCAGCACCGACAATACCTATGTCTATATTTCCGGTGAATTGCCGCTCAAGGATTCGCCGATCTCGCTGCATGGCACATTCGGCTATGAAGACGGCGCCTTTGGCGACAAGAAGCGCGATTGGCTGCTCGGGGCAAGCTATGACCTTGGCAAGGGCTTTACGGCCACACTCGACTATGTCGACACGGCGAGAGCCTTCTCGACAGCGGGCAAGGCCACGGCCGTATTTTCGATTACAAAATCATTCTGA